In a single window of the Olivibacter sp. SDN3 genome:
- a CDS encoding YiiX family permuted papain-like enzyme — translation MRKRITVFGFIAIFSVIAIYAQSVFVSKNPLTDSDNPETDQDSLKNKIKDGDIIFHTSLSDQSKVIQLATGSKYSHCALIFKDGKEYVVFEAAQIVKRVPLNEWIARGQNSKYVVKRLKNADQILTPITLAKMKAIGKSFDGKSYDLTFEWNDNEMYCSELIWKIYQRTTGLEIGKLQRLGTFDISSHTVQNKIKERYGNHVPLDELVISPAAIFNSDLLTTVATNED, via the coding sequence ATGAGAAAAAGAATAACTGTGTTTGGGTTTATTGCTATCTTTTCCGTCATAGCTATCTATGCACAAAGCGTTTTCGTTTCGAAAAACCCTCTTACTGACTCCGATAACCCTGAAACCGATCAAGATAGTCTGAAGAATAAAATAAAAGATGGCGATATTATTTTTCATACTTCACTTTCTGATCAAAGTAAAGTTATTCAACTGGCCACAGGATCAAAGTATTCGCATTGTGCCTTGATTTTTAAAGATGGTAAAGAATATGTTGTTTTTGAAGCTGCTCAAATTGTTAAACGGGTACCACTTAATGAATGGATAGCCCGTGGACAGAACAGTAAATACGTCGTCAAACGCCTTAAAAATGCAGACCAAATTTTAACCCCCATTACATTGGCAAAAATGAAAGCAATTGGTAAGAGCTTCGACGGAAAATCGTACGATCTTACTTTTGAGTGGAACGACAATGAAATGTATTGCTCAGAGTTGATCTGGAAAATATATCAACGGACAACTGGTCTTGAAATTGGCAAACTTCAGCGACTAGGTACTTTCGACATAAGCAGTCATACGGTGCAAAACAAAATAAAAGAACGTTATGGTAATCACGTACCTTTAGATGAACTGGTAATATCCCCAGCGGCTATTTTTAATAGTGACCTTTTGACTACTGTAGCTACAAATGAAGATTAA
- a CDS encoding YdeI/OmpD-associated family protein, with protein sequence MKNKFTAIIDKIGINPFVFVPEENLELLLKKMGKHKGKIPVRLHIDGQEFTQTLVKYAGYWRLYVNGPMLKATSKKVGDSAIFELYFDESDRSITPHPKLQLALEKYPMAKSIFDSLRPSLRLEIIKYISYLKTEESVDRNVARVIRFLLGQDKFLGRERP encoded by the coding sequence TTGAAAAACAAATTTACCGCAATTATCGATAAAATAGGGATCAACCCCTTTGTATTTGTACCGGAAGAGAATCTAGAATTACTTCTTAAAAAGATGGGGAAACATAAAGGTAAGATTCCTGTCCGTCTCCATATAGATGGACAGGAATTTACCCAAACACTGGTAAAATATGCCGGATACTGGCGCCTCTATGTAAACGGACCTATGTTGAAGGCAACAAGCAAGAAAGTTGGTGATTCAGCAATATTTGAGCTATATTTTGATGAGAGTGATCGAAGTATTACACCCCATCCGAAATTGCAATTGGCGCTCGAAAAATATCCGATGGCGAAAAGCATATTCGATAGCTTAAGACCTTCCTTACGTCTGGAAATTATTAAGTATATTTCTTATTTGAAAACTGAAGAAAGCGTTGACCGAAATGTAGCACGAGTTATTCGCTTTCTTCTTGGTCAAGACAAATTCCTTGGAAGGGAAAGACCCTAA
- the ybeY gene encoding rRNA maturation RNase YbeY: protein MPVTTINFFLEDISYSLKNKVALRKWIINTIRSEKFKPGEINFIFCSDEYLHKINLEYLDHDTYTDIITFDNSEDDHIVAGDIFISTERVEDNALQFGALPSDELHRVIIHGILHLCGYLDKTDSDKTLMTAKENEYLLKRDWQ from the coding sequence ATGCCTGTTACTACGATAAATTTTTTTTTAGAGGATATCAGCTATTCATTGAAAAACAAAGTAGCCCTACGAAAATGGATTATTAATACCATTCGGTCAGAAAAATTCAAACCTGGTGAGATAAATTTCATTTTTTGCAGTGACGAATACCTCCATAAGATAAACTTGGAATACCTCGATCACGACACCTATACGGACATTATTACCTTTGATAATAGTGAAGACGATCATATAGTAGCAGGAGATATTTTCATTAGTACAGAGCGTGTAGAGGATAACGCCCTCCAATTTGGTGCTTTACCTAGCGATGAATTGCATCGCGTTATTATTCATGGTATATTACATTTATGTGGATATTTAGATAAAACTGATAGTGATAAAACACTGATGACAGCAAAAGAAAATGAATATCTTTTAAAAAGGGATTGGCAATAA
- a CDS encoding cupin domain-containing protein, which yields MTTNMHDYIVRSKQIKWLPLIEGGKSYSGIYVKSLRYDNSTKRSKTILLKFEAGASYPYHNHPAGEELFILEGEAIIEGLTFTEGDYLYTPPDFKHAVKTLIGCTILFLCLKKLKSSN from the coding sequence ATGACTACTAATATGCACGATTACATCGTAAGAAGTAAACAAATAAAATGGTTACCATTAATAGAAGGTGGAAAGTCTTATAGCGGCATCTATGTAAAGTCCCTCCGGTACGATAATTCTACCAAACGCTCCAAAACAATATTACTTAAATTTGAAGCTGGTGCAAGTTATCCCTACCATAACCATCCCGCAGGGGAAGAATTATTTATTTTGGAAGGAGAAGCTATTATTGAGGGTTTAACCTTTACGGAAGGTGACTATCTATACACACCCCCAGATTTTAAACATGCTGTAAAAACACTGATTGGTTGTACTATACTTTTCTTGTGCCTGAAGAAGTTGAAATCATCTAATTAG
- a CDS encoding O-methyltransferase, translating into MLFLFLSVITGCAAQGTKQEKLDERVLKFLKANEQQWQNLNVPYEDGQVLHDLIVNNNYQSALEIGTSTGHSTIWIAWALSKTGGKMITIELDEDRQQEAIKNLTSLGLADYVDFKLGDAHQLVKDLKGPFDFIFSDADKDWYIQYFKDIDPKLKKGGRFTAHNVLQNISGIREYMEFIKNQRHYETIIDKSSNSGIAISLKK; encoded by the coding sequence ATGCTTTTTCTATTCTTAAGTGTGATAACCGGATGTGCTGCTCAGGGTACAAAACAGGAAAAGCTTGATGAACGTGTCCTTAAATTTTTAAAAGCAAATGAACAGCAATGGCAGAACCTCAATGTTCCCTATGAGGACGGCCAGGTATTACATGATTTAATTGTAAATAATAATTATCAGTCGGCACTGGAAATTGGCACCTCTACCGGACACTCGACAATTTGGATAGCTTGGGCACTTAGTAAGACCGGAGGTAAGATGATCACTATTGAACTTGACGAGGATAGGCAGCAAGAAGCTATAAAGAATTTAACGTCATTAGGCTTAGCAGATTATGTAGATTTCAAGCTTGGAGATGCCCATCAACTCGTAAAGGATCTTAAAGGCCCGTTCGATTTCATTTTTTCAGATGCGGATAAAGATTGGTACATTCAATATTTTAAGGATATAGACCCAAAACTTAAGAAAGGTGGTCGATTTACCGCACATAATGTATTACAAAATATAAGCGGTATCCGGGAATATATGGAATTTATTAAAAATCAACGCCATTACGAAACTATCATAGATAAGTCAAGTAATTCTGGTATTGCCATTAGTCTTAAAAAATAA
- a CDS encoding helix-turn-helix domain-containing protein, with protein sequence MVALNKLNKVNDYQNAKRVLKYLLVWCEHGRTEIIIDENEFCLTQHQVITITSGQVHFFRNIQGTVYILEFTLDFICKDDNDIALIFHNGLFCHFGINEVIAIDCPQVFENLLQKIALELEDKPYQYLISVRSYIQLLLIAINRTKIAKGDEIWKPDALFLRFLEEVRNNFSLNYSVAQISDTLHTTEAKLNELSKRHTSKTAQNVIYSLIISEAKRLLIYQDLSIKEIAFQLGFKDPFYFSNFFKKHTRFSPKHYKKTFAV encoded by the coding sequence ATGGTAGCACTGAATAAACTTAATAAAGTAAATGACTATCAAAATGCAAAGCGAGTATTAAAATATCTCCTGGTTTGGTGTGAACACGGTCGCACTGAAATAATCATAGATGAAAATGAATTTTGCTTGACGCAACATCAGGTAATTACGATTACTTCAGGACAGGTTCATTTTTTCCGGAATATTCAAGGTACGGTCTACATCTTGGAATTTACGCTCGACTTTATTTGCAAAGATGACAACGATATAGCGCTCATTTTTCATAACGGATTATTTTGTCACTTTGGTATAAATGAGGTTATTGCTATTGATTGTCCTCAGGTATTCGAAAATTTATTGCAAAAAATTGCCCTCGAATTAGAAGATAAACCTTACCAATATCTCATCTCCGTCCGTTCTTATATTCAGCTTTTACTGATAGCAATTAATCGTACCAAGATTGCAAAGGGCGATGAAATTTGGAAGCCAGACGCACTTTTTCTACGCTTTTTGGAAGAAGTTCGGAATAATTTTTCCCTTAACTATTCTGTTGCGCAGATTTCAGATACTTTGCACACTACCGAAGCCAAACTCAATGAGCTATCAAAACGGCATACCAGTAAAACGGCTCAAAATGTAATATATAGCCTGATTATTTCCGAGGCTAAACGGCTGCTTATTTATCAGGACCTTTCGATCAAAGAAATTGCTTTTCAGTTGGGTTTTAAAGACCCTTTCTACTTTTCTAACTTCTTTAAGAAACATACGCGATTTTCACCCAAGCACTATAAAAAAACCTTTGCTGTCTGA